The following is a genomic window from Deinococcus aerolatus.
CGGAGGCCGTGACCGTCACGCTGGACGGCGAGGGCAGCCTGACCGTCACGGCGCGGGAAACGCACCGCCTGCCCGCGCACCCGGTCCATGCGGTGGATACCACCGGGGCCGGCGACACCTTCTGCGGCGTGCTGACCGCGCGGCTCTCGGACGGCGATGGGCTGGCGGCCGCGTTGCGCTGGGCCGGCATCGCCGCCGCCCTGGCCTGCACCCGCCCCGGCGCCCAGGACGCCATGCCGAGCTGGGCCGAAGTTCAGCGGGAAAGTGAGCGCTGACGCGTGGCGCTGCCCTCCATCCCCTGTTAGCCTGACCCCATGCGTTACCGGATTTTCACCGAACAGGACACCGACGCGCTTCAGGCGCTGGATCTGAGTGTGCAGCGGCACCTGGACCCCGCCTTCGATACCCTGCCTGAACGCGAGCGCGAGGGCCGCATCAGCACCAGCCTGCCCGCGCTGAAGTTCTACGAGCGCAGCGAGCATTCCTTTGTGGCCGAGGAAGACGGTCAGCTGGCGGGATTCATCTTCGCGCAGTCGGTGTGGCAGGGCGACAAGCCCATCGTGCTGGTGCGGACCCTGAGCCTGTTGCCCGGTGCGCCCACGGAGACCGCCCAGGGCCTGCTGCACGCCACGGTCAAGAGCGCCTACGACGCCGCCGTCTACGAGGTGCATTTTCCGCTGGTGCCGGGTCTGGAAGACACCGCACGCGCCGAGGAAGCGGTCGCCCTCGGGGCCTACGCGGTGCGGCACCTGGGCAGCCGCCTGGAGACTTCACCGGGTCAGCGGCTGGGCAGCCACGGCAACGCCGCGTCACACCCTGCTGGGGGTGGTGGGATTTTCGGCCCGCCGGACGCAGGGGACACCGCATAATGGCAGGCATGAACACTTCCGCCACCCGTGTGCTGCTGGGCGTCCGCGGCATGTCCCGTGACGCAGGGCAGACGGTTGCCGCCGCCCTGGCCGCCCTGCCCGGCGTGTCGAGGGCCACCCCCGACGACGGCCAGATCGAGGTGCATTACGATCCCACGCAACTGACCATCATGGATCTGGTGCGTGCAGTGCGCGGTCAGGGTTTCCTGGCCGGAATGCTGTAGCGGTGGCGCTGGGGTACGTCGGAGTGCTGACCATGCGGCTGGAAATGCCGTGGGTGGGCAACCTCAAGGAGAAACGCGCCTTGGTGCGCCCGGTTGTCGAGCGCCTGAAGGCCCGCTTTCCCCTGACCGTGGCCCGCCTGGACGGGCTGGACGCCCATGACTGGGAAGTGATCGGCGTGGCCACCATCAGCAACGACTACGGCTGGGTCAAGGAAACCCTGAAGATGGCCGCCGACTACATTGCCAGCGAGGGGCCGTACCGCGTGGCCTCGGAGGACACCGAGATCACGGTGATCGGCGAGGGCGATCTGGAAGAGGAAGAGCTGGCGGACTGAGCGGGAGGTTATCTGACCCTGTTGCAGCCGACTCCATCCTTGTCCCGGTCCAACCCTGGCGTATAACTGGCCTCAGTCTTCTTGATGTCGAACAGGCCGACTTTGCTCAGCTCAGTGCAGCGTCCATACCTGGCCTTGACCCGTGGGCGCTCCAACCAGCCCGTCTTGCCCTGAGCGGTGACTTCGCACCACGTGGCCGTACAGGAAAGGATGTCCAGGCTGGCTTTGGCGGGCAACGTCGCAAGCAACGGGCTGGTGGAGCTGGCCTGCGCGTGCAGGCGGGCGGATGCGGGGACACTTCCTGGGTAGGCCAGGGCCGTCGAGACGACGGCAAGCAGAAAAGTGGCCCAGCGTTTCAGTTGCATAGGTAGAAGCCATCATGGCACCCCGGTCCATCCATTGAGACTGCAACGGTGCGTCACTCCGTCCGCCCGAGCCCCGTGTTAGCCTCGCCGCGTGATCGAACGTTACCTGACGCCCGAAATGAAGACCCTCTGGTCCGAGGCCAGCAAGTACCGCGCGTGGCTGCGCGTGGAACTTGCTGCGATGGACGCCCAGGCCAGTCAGGGCGAGGTGCCGCGCGAGGCCCACACGGCGCTGCTGGAGCAGACGGGGGCCGATCCCATTGACGAGGCTTTCGCCGCCCGCGTGGCTGAGATTGAGGCCGTTACCCGCCACGACATCGTGGCGTTTACCCGCGCCCTGAGCGAGCGCTACGGTGACGAGGCCCGCTTTATCCACCATGGCCTGACCAGCACCGACGTGGTGGACACCGCCCAGAACCTGCTGCTGGATGAGGCCCTGGGCCTGATCCTCGATGATGCGGGTGCGCTGCGTGAGGTCTGCCGCACCCAGGCGCTGGCGTACAAGCACACGCCCACGGTGGGCCGGACCCACGGCATCCATGCCGAGCCCATGACCTTCGGCCTCAAGTTTCTGAACTGGATGGCCGCGCTGGACCGTGACCTGGAGCGCCTGGCGGCAGCCCGCAGGCGCATTCAGGTGGTGATGCTGTCCGGCTCGGTGGGCACCTACGCCCACGTCTCCCCGCAGGTGGAGGTGGAGGTGGCCCGCGCCTGGGGCTGGGAAGCCGCGCCCGTGACCAACCAGACCCTGGCCCGTGACCGCCACGCCGAGGTGCTGGCGGCCCTGGCCATCTTCGGCACCACGCTGGAAAAGATTGCCGTGGAAATTCGCCACCTGCAGCGCTCGGAGGTCCGGGAAGCGATGGAACCCTTCGGCAAGGGACAAACCGGCAGCAGCTCCATGCCGCACAAGAAAAACCCGATCCTGACCGAGAACGTGACCGGCTTTGCCCGGCTGCTGCGCGGTTTCCTGACCACCGGCCTGGAAAACGTGGCCCTGTGGCACGAGCGCGACATCAGCCACTCCAGCGCCGAGCGCGTGATTCTGCCCGACGCCACCGCCGCCGCCAGCTACGCCACCCGCCGCCTGACCGGGGTGCTGCGCGATCTGGTGGTGTTCCCCGAGCGCATGCTGAAGAACATGAACGATCTGGGCGGGCTGGTGTTCAGCCAGCGCGTGCTGCACGCCCTGATTGACGAGAAGGGCATGTCGCGTGAGGCTGCCTACGATCTGGTACAGCGCCACGCCCTGAAAAGCTGGGAAACCGGTGAGGGCCTGCGCGAGTTGCTGGCCGCCGACGCCGAATGCCCGCTGAATGCCGCCGAACTGGACGGGGCCTTCGATCTGGCGTGGTACCTGAGGCACGTGGACGACATCTACGTGCGCTTCGGGATGTAGCCGCCCCGGTCCGGCGCTGCCGCGCCGCGCCATCCCTTATGCTGTTTCCATGGGATTTATTCTCCGGCTTCTGGTCAACGCGCTGGCGCTGTATCTGCTGACGCAGGTGTATTCGGGCGTGTTCTTCGAGGGCGGCGCCGCGGTGGGCAGCGTGCTGATCGCCGCGCTGGTGATGGGCATTGTGAACGCGCTGATCCGCCCGGTGCTGCTGCTGCTCTCGCTGCCGCTGACCCTGCTGACGCTGGGCCTATTCACTCTGGTGGTCAACGGCGTGGTGTTGCTGCTGGTGGCGGCGGTCACGGCGCTGGATACGGCGGGTTTCGGCGCGGCCATCGTGGGGGCCCTGATCCTGACCGTCATTTCCTGGCTGCTCGACGCCGTGGTGGGAGCGCTGGGGCTGGACGGCCGGCGTGCCTGAAGTGGCTGCGCGGGTGCAGCCCCAGGTTGTCCGCTCCCCGGAGGCCCTGCGTTCGGCACTGGCCGGACGGGGCCGCGTGGGGCTGGTACCGACCATGGGCTATCTGCACGACGGCCACGCCACCCTGATGCGCCGCGCCCGCGAGGTTTGCGACGTGCTGGTGGTCAGCATCTTCGTCAATCCGTTGCAGTTCGGCCCTGCCGAGGACCTGGCCGCCTACCCCCGTGATCTGGAGCGCGATCTGGGCGTGGTGGAGGCGGCGGGCGTGGACGTGGTGTTCATGCCCACTTCGGAGACCATGTACCCGCCTGCTTTCAATACCCGCGTGGTGGTGTCGGGCGTCAGTGAGGGGCTGGACGGGGCCTCGCGTCCCGGTCACTTCGTCGGGGTGGCGACGGTGGTGCTCAAGCTGCTGAATCTGGTGCGCCCGGACGTGGCTTTTTTCGGCGAGAAGGACTGGCAGCAGCTGACCGTGCTGCGCCAGATGGTCCGTGACCTGAACGTGCCGGTGGACGTGGTGGGGCTGCCCACCGTGCGCGCGCCCTCGGGGCTGGCCCTCAGCAGCCGCAACAGCTACCTGAGCACGGAGCAGCAGGCGCGGGCCGCCGTGCTGTCGCGCGCTCTGACGGCGGTGCAGACCGCGTATGCCAGCGGCGAGCGGACGGCTGCGGCGCTGCGCCAGGCTGGGCTGGACGTGCTGGCCACCGAGCCCGAGGTCACGCTGGATTACCTGAGCGTCGTGGGCCGTGACATGCAGGAAAGAGAGGTTGTGGACAATGATTCCATGACCCGTGTGCTGGTGGCGGCCCGAATGTTCGGCGTCCGGCTGATCGACAACATGCCGCTGGGTTCGGCCCACCCGGAGGCGAATCCCGCGTGACCCTGGACGAGCTGCTGCAGGAGATGGTGGGCCGCCGGGCCTCGGACATTCACCTGCACGCTGGCAGCCCGCCGATGGGCCGGGTGGACGGCCACCTGGTGGCCTTTGGCGCGCAGGCGCTGATGCCTCCCGACACTGCCCTGCTGGCGCAGGCGCTGATGTCCGCCGAGCAGTGGGACGACTTTGCCTACCGCAACGAGCTGGACCTGGCCTACGGGGTGTCCGGGCTGGGCCGCTTCCGCTGCAACATCTTCCGGCAGCGCGGTTCGGTGGGCATTGTCATGCGGGTGGTGACCGACGCCGTTCCCGGCTTCGAGTCGCTGGGCCTGCCGGCCGGCGTCCTGCAGGGCCTGGCCGAGGCCCCGCGCGGCCTGATTCTGGTGACTGGCCCCACCGGCAGCGGCAAGTCCACCACCCTGGCCAGCCTGATCGACCACATCAACTGCACCTTTGCCTCCAACGTCATCACGGTGGAAGACCCCATCGAGATCCTGCACAGGAACAAGAAGAGCATCGTGGTGCAGCGCGAGATCGGCACCGATACCCGCGATTTCCGCACTGCCCTGAAATACGCCATGCGTCAGGACCCCGACGTGATTATGATCGGCGAGATGCGCGACAAGGAGACCGTCGAGGCCGCCCTGAGCGCGGCGCAGACGGGACACCTTGTCCTCAGCACCCTGCACACCCAGGACGCGGTGCGGTCTGTCAACCGCATCATCGACTTCTTCGCCCCCTACGAGCGTGCCCAGGTCCGGCTGCAACTGGCCGAAACGCTGGTGGGCATCGTCAGCCAGCGGCTTCTGCGGCGTTCGGACGGCGTGGGGCGTGCGCTGGCGCTGGAGGTGATGCTCAACACCCCCCTGATCCAGGAATACATCAAGGACGAGGCCAAGACCCCGCTGATCAAGGACGCCCTGATGGAAGACAACATTCGCGGCATGCATACCTTCGATCAGCATCTGGCACAGCTGTACCAGCACAACATGATCACCATGGATGAGGCCCTGAACGCCGCGAGCAGTCCTCATGAGCTGAAGCTGATGGTCACGCGCAGCGGCCACGGGTACTAGCCGGAGACTCTGGATACTCTAGAGACAACGCGTCGCCGTTTGCCCTTCCGGCGCCTAGTACCGACCTTTCACCTGTCGTGTAGATCATCCTCCACCGCGCTGGAGAGGGTGCTACACTGTGAGCGTCAGATTGGCATAAGCGTAAGCAACGGGTTTCTCGTTCTCGTACCCCGGTTGTCCGAACTGTATCGGCATTTTTTTTGTGTCATACCCATTCACGGACAAGAGTAGGGGCGAAAGGTAGGCGTACTCATGGCAGAAGTCATCCTGGAACATATCAACAAGATGTACGGCAGCAAGCAGCATGCGGTGAAGGATTTCAACCTTCACATCGAGGACCGCGAGTTCATGGTCTTCGTGGGGCCGTCCGGCTGCGGCAAGTCCACCACCCTGCGCATGATCGCGGGTCTGGAAGATATCAGCGACGGCATCCTGAAGATCGGAGACCGCGTGGTCAACGACGTGCCGCCCAAGGACCGCGACATCGCAATGGTGTTCCAGAACTACGCGCTGTACCCGCACATGAACGTCTACGAGAACATGGCCTTCGGCCTGAAACTGCGCAAGACCCCAAAAGAAGAGATCGAGCGCCGCGTGCGTGACGCCGCCAAGATCCTGCAGATCGAGCACCTGCTGGGCCGCAAGCCCAAGGAACTGTCCGGCGGTCAGCGTCAGCGCGTGGCGATGGGCCGCGCCATCGTGCGCGAACCCGCCGTGTTCCTGATGGACGAGCCTCTTTCCAACCTCGACGCCAAGCTGCGCGTCGAGATGCGCTCGCAGATCAACCAGCTGCATCGCCGGCTGGGCGCCACAATCGTTTACGTGACCCACGATCAGGTGGAGGCCATGACGCTGGGCAACCGCATCGTGGTGATGCGCGACGGCCTGATCATGCAGGTGGACACGCCCATGAACCTCTACGACTTCCCGCAGAACAAGTTCGTGGCGGGCTTTATCGGCAGCCCCAGCATGAACCTGATCAGCGGCAAGGTGCAGAACGGCCAGTTCATGATCGGCACGGACCGCGTGGCCGCGATGGGCAAGTTGGAGCAGAGCCTGAAAGCCTATGAGGGCAAGGAAGTCCTGATGGGCATCCGCCCCGAGCACATCGGGTTGATCGGGCTGACCGAGACGCCCGTGGGCACCAACGTGGTTCGCGGCAAGGTCGTGGTTGTCGAGCCGCTGGGCGCGCAGACTGACCTGATCGTTGAGGTTGCCGGTCAGGACGTGACCGTCAAGGTGGAAGGTCAGGCCCTGGTGCAGCCCGGCGACGATATCGAACTGGTGATTGACCAGACCCGTCTGCATGCCTTTGACACGGCCACCGAATTGGCTATCGACCGGGGCACGGCCCTCGGTAAGCGCGGTCAGGCCGACACCCCTGCCCTGGGCTACGAGTACCCCGGCGTGGCCAAGAAGGGCGCGGAAGCCATGTTGAGCAAGGACCGCACCGTCGCCAGCGACTGATTCGGTTTAGTGAAGCTGGAAGGGCCGGAGGCGTGGTTGCGCCTCCGGCCCTTCCGTGTGGTGCTGTCGCTCCGGGGCTCAGCCGCGCACGTCCCGGTTGCCGAACACCGGCGCGGCAATCCAGACCAGTGCGGCCCCCAGCAGCAGGCAGACCAGCAGGGGCGTGGGGCTGACCCCGCGTTCCAGCGGCAAATCGCTCAGCGCGTATTTCCAGGGGTTGAGCCACGCCACATCGCCCAGGAGCGGCACCTGCGCCGCCACGCTCTGTAGCACCACCAGCCCGATGCCCAGGCCCGCGCCCACCCCGGCGGCCAGACCGGAGCGGCCGGTCGCCGCGCCGACGGCGAAGGCCAGCGCCCCGAACAGCCAGGCGCCCAGCGTGTGCAGCGCCGCCGCGCCCAGCAGTCTTCCGGCGGGCAGCGGGGCCTGAAACACCTGTCCGGCCAGCCAGATACTCAGGAACAGCACGGTGCCCAGCGCCAGCAGCATGGTCAGCAGGGCGGCCCCACGGCCCAGCAGCAGGGCGCCGCGTGGCAACGGCTGTGCCAGGGGAAACTCCAGCCAGCCGCGCTCCTCGTGACCCGCAATCAGCGCCGAGCCCTGCAGGGCGGCGAAGATGGTGAGCAGGACGGGCATCAGGCTCAGGAGCTTGCCGCCCACGTACCCGGCGGGCGTGCCCAGGTTGTCGCCTGCCAGCGCCCGCAGCGATTGGGGCAGGGTCTGCATCAGGTCAGCCAGGGCGCTGTTGCCCTTGAGCAGCGGAAAGAAGGCCAGCAGAGTCACCGTGTACAGCGTGATACCCACCGCCCACCACAGGACGCTGCGCCGCGAGTCCTTCATCGTCTGTGCCCACACTTCAAGCCACATGAATGTCCGCCATGCGCGGCGTTTCGCTGCGGTACTCGTCCATGAAGGCGTCCTCCAGCGTGGACGGCGTAAGGCTCAGTGAGGACAGCGACTGACCCGCCAGCGCCCGGACCAGCGCGTCGGGGCCGCCGCGCCACTGCCCCCGGAAGTCCAGCCCGTCGGTCACGCCGCCGCTCATACCGGGTAGCGCGGCAAGGTCGACGCTGGGGGGGCGGGCAAAACGCAGCGTCACCTGTTGCGGCAGGCTGGCCTTGAGTTCACGCACGCCCTCCACCCGGATCAGTTCGCCGCGCCGGATGATGCCCACCCGCCCAGCAATACGCTCGATCTCGCTCAGGACGTGGCTGGACAGAAACACGGTGCGGCCCTCGCTGCTGGCCTCGCGCAGCAGGTCCAGCGCGGTTTCCTGGGCCAGCGGGTCCAGACCGTTGGTGGGTTCGTCCAGCATCAGCAGTTCGGGGCGGTGCATCAGGGCCAGGGTCAGGCCCACCTTCTGGCGGTTGCCCTTGCTCAGGGTGCCCAGGCGGACGTCCAGCCGCAGCTGCAGCCGCCGGGCCACCTCCAGCCCGTAGGTGTTGCTGGCACCGCCGCGCAGTCGGCAACTGCGGGTCATCAGGTCGCGGGCCGTGTGGTCCCGGACCAGGTGGACCTCGCCGGGCAGGTAGCCCACCCGCCGGTGAACCGCTACCCGCTGCTGCCACACGTCATGGCCCAGGATCTGCCCACGGCCCCCGGTGGGCCGCAGGAAACCCATCAGCGTCCGGATGGCAGTGGTCTTGCCCGCACCGTTCGGCCCGATGAAACCGAAAATCTCGCCTGCGGGCACACTCAGCGTCAGCGGGGCCAGGCCCACGCCAGGGGCATACAGTTTGCTGAGGCCGCTGGTTTCTATGGCGTTCATGCGTCCTCCGGTGTGGTCCCGTACGGCCTGGGCGGGGTGGTCGTTGACCTGGGGTGACACGTCGGTCCATCCGGGTGCAGTCAACGTCTCAGGGCCGTGGAGTCTGTGGCGGGGCTCTCGGTTCGTCTCGCTCTGGTCTTCAGACGTACTACGCGGGCTTGCCCCTGTTGGTTTCCAGATCTCGGCGCCACGCTCAGACCCGCAGTCCCGGCAATCCATGGAGGCGCCCATTATGGGACTGATGCTGCGGAACCGGAGGACGTGCCAGTCAGCTGGCACCTCACCGGGGCGGCAGGCACAACCGGTGGTCTGCGCTGACTGCTAACGTGATCTGCATCTGACATCACCCGTGCCCGAATCTGCTAAAATCTTCGTTCGGGTGTCCCGCCCACTCGCGGCCAGCAGAACTGGCGCAGGAGTTGAGGCGGGCTTTTTGAGGTCGGTCCTGACGCCCCAGCGCACTTTTCCCTGGCCTGTGGCGCGGACCGGAAGCACCACGCAAACAACACACTGTCCTCCCACTTGTCGGGCTTTCTCCGGCAGGCAGCGCCGGGCAGAAGAGAGGAAAAAATATGGAATACCGGAACATCGCTATCATCGCGCACGTCGACCACGGCAAGACCACCCTGGTGGACGCCCTGCTCCGCCAGACCCTCAAGCTCGGCCACGGTGAGGAAATCGCCGAGCGGGCCATGGACAGCAACGACCTGGAAAAGGAACGTGGCATCACCATTCTCGCCAAGAACACGGCGGTGGAGTACAAGGGCGTCAAGATCAACATCGTCGACACCCCCGGCCACGCGGACTTCGGCGGGGAAGTGGAGCGCGTGCTGGGCATGGTGAACGGTTGCCTGGTGCTGGTGGACGCGGCAGAAGGCCCGATGCCCCAGACCCGCTTCGTGCTGCGCAAGGCGATTGAACTGGGCCTCAAGCCCATCGTGGTGATCAACAAGATCGACCGCATCGACGCGCGGCCCGAGGAAGTGGTCAACATGACCTTCGACCTGATGGCCGACCTGGGCGCGAACGACGATCAGCTGGATTTCCCGATCCTGTACGCGATTGCCCGTGAAGGCAAGGCGTTCAAGGACCTGAACAACCCGCAGGAGGACATGCACGAACTGTTCGAGATGGTTCTGGAGCATATTCCTGCGCCTCCCACCGACCTGGAGGCCCCCTTCCAGATGCTGGTGACCAACCTGGACTACTCCGAGTACCTGGGCCGCATCGTGCTGGGCCGGGTGCAGCGCGGCACGGTCAAGAAGGGCGAATTCGTGCAGCTGATGCACAAGGACGGCACGATGACCAAGTCGCGCGTCATTCAGCCGTTCACCCACATGGGCCTGCGCCGCATCGAGGCCGATCAGGTCAGTGCGGGTGACATCGTGGCGCTGGCCGGCATCGAGGACGCGCAGATCGGGGAAACCGTGGCCGATCTGGCCGATCCCGAGGCCTTGCCCATCATCACCGTGGACGAACCCACCGTGAGCATGACCTTCCAGCCCAACACCTCGCCTTTTGCGGGCAAGGACGGCAAATACGTCACCTCCCGCCACCTGAACGACCGCCTCAAGCGCGAAGTGATGACCAACGTGTCGCTGAAGGTCGAAGAGGTGCGCCCCGACGAGTTCATCGTGTCCGGACGCGGCGAGCTGCACCTGAGCATCCTGCTGGAAACCATGCGCCGCGAGGGCTATGAGGTGCAGGTGGGCAGCCCGCAGGTGATCATCCGCGAGATTGACGGCGAGAAGCACGAGCCGGTCGAGCACCTGGTCATCGACGTGCCGGAGCAGCACGCCAGCAGCGTGATCGGTGTGCTGGGCGGGCGCAAGGGCCAGATGGTCAACATGGAGCCGCAGGGCAGCCGCAGCCGCGTGGAGTTCAAGATTCCCTCGCGGGCGCTGTTCGGGTTCCGCAACCAGTTCCTGTCCATGACCCAGGGCGAGGGCATCATGAGCCACGTCTTTGACGGCTACGCGCCGTGGGCCGGGGACATCAAGATCCGCCAGAACGGCTCGCTGGTCAGCATGGAAGACGGCCCGGCCTTCGCGTACTCGATCTGGAAGCTGCAGGACCGTGGCTCGTTCTTCATCGACGCGGGCGCGGAAGTGTACGTGGGCATGATCGTGGGTGAAAACGCCCGCGAGCAGGACATGAACGTTAACGTCTGCAAGAACAAGAAGCTGACCAACGTGCGCTCCAGCGGTGCGGACGACGCCCTGACGCTGACCCCGCCCCGCCGCCTGAGCCTGGAAGATGCCCTGGAATACATCGGCAGTGACGAACTGGTGGAGCTGACGCCCCACAACATCCGCCTGCGCAAGAAGGTGCTGAACCCCAGCATGCGCAAGTAAACCGACTCCACCCAGAAGAGAAGCCCCCGCTCCTGCAAAGGACACGGGGGCTTCTCTTCTGGGCTGGACTGTGTCCATGCTGATGACGCGAATGCGTCTCCGCGCTCAGCTCTTGCGGAGTTTTGGCCCCAGGCTCAGCTCCGATTCTGCCGTGCCGAAGCGTTCGCGCAGAAAGCGGCCCTGGCTCAGGAGGCGGTCCGCCGTGGCGTGGTCATGGCGCAGCGCCTCGCGCACGCCGTCTTCCAGCAGACCCAGCTGCTCGGTCAGCAGCGTTTCGGGCGGCTGGCCCTGGCTTTCCAGGGTGCGCCGCGCACCCTCGGTGAGATTCAGGTAGGCCCGCAGCGTGTCGGGCAGGTAGGCCTCGCGGGTCTGCGACAGCAGGTAGGCAGTGCGGCTGTCACCGTCCACCCCGGCGCGGTGAGCGTCAATCACTGTGCACAGCAGTTCCCAGGCCTGGGTGCGGGCCGGTCCGGGCAGGCGCAGGGCCAGCGATTCCGGGGCCTCGGCCTGCGGGCGGGGCAGGGGCGCCTGGGCCGCAGCGGCGGACAGCGGCGAGGCTTCCTGCGGGGTGAGGGTCATGGCCTTGCGGGCGGACTTGCCCGCGTGGTCCACGTAGACGATGGCCGTGATGCCGCCGAAGATGATAAGCAGGATCAGGACGGCCATCATGGGGCGAACCTTCTTTCGCCAGGCTGCTCAAGCGTCGTTCGGCTCATTCTGACCAGTCTAACGCCCATCCGGCGGGTGCGCTGCATTCCGTCAATTGCCCGGCTTGGCCGGTGCGGTGGGCTGCTGTGGCGTGGGCTGCGTCTGCGTTCCGAGCGATTTCAGGTCCAGCAGGAAGTTGCCGTCGCTGGGCAGCATGATGGTCTGGACGCCGGGGGCCAGGCGCTCGGCCACCGTCAGCTGGATCAGTTGCGGGTTTTCCTTGAGGGCGCGGCCCCGCAAGGAGAGCGCCTCGGCCTCGCCCTTGGCCGTTTCGATGGCGGCCTTGGCCTTGCCCTCGGCCTGCACCACGTCGCGCTGGGCGCTGATCTCGGCCTGTTGCAGGCGATTTCTCTCCACGGCCACCTGCTGCTCAGCGGTCTGCTTTTGCTCGATGGCCTGGGCAACGCTCTCGGGGATCTTCAGTTCGCGCAGCAGGATGGCGTCGAGAATCAGGTTATTGCGCGCAAACGACTTCTGCAGTTCGGTGGTGATGCTGGCCTCCAGCTGGGTGCGCTGGTTGCTGATCAGGTCGGCGGCCCCGAACTGTCCGATGGAGTCGCGCACCTTGCTGCGAAGCTGGGGGCGCAGGACGGTGTTGATGTAGTTGCGTCCAAGGTCCTTATGGAGAATGGCCGCCTTGCTGCGGTCGATGCGGAACTGCACCGTCACGTCTGCTGTGATGTCCAGTCCCTCCTTGCTGCGGGCGCGGATTGACCCCTCGTCGTTCTGGGCCGCGTTCTGCGCGAGGGTCACTTCCTGAAGCCGGGCGTCGTACAGGTTCACCTGATCCACGAACGGCACCACGAAATGCAGCCCGGCCTCCAGTGGGTTAGGCTTGACGCCGCTCAGGGCGCTGAACACCACGCCCACAAACCCCGCCGGGATGACCCGCACGCTCTGCGACACGATCAGGCCTGCCACTACCACGCCGCCGATAATCCAGCCCAGGCGCGGGGAGATGCGAACCGGCGGCGGGCCGCTGGGATTGTTGACCGGATTGGTTATGTGGGGGGTGGAGTCGCGGTTGCGGCCGTCGCCAGGGTTGGTCATACACCCAGGTACGCGACCAGCGCGGCGAAAGTTGCTGCCCCACGGCCTGCTGCCCTTCACGGCAACAAAGAAGGGGACGCCTGAGCGCCCCCCGCTTCAGCGTTACTTCACTACTGCCGGATGATCTCCGCGTCCTTGGGCAACTGCTTGAGGCCCGCGGCGCTGAGGCCGGAGTTGACCTTGTAATTGCTGACGTTCAGGTCCGCCAGCGATTTGCCCGCGCTGCTCACGATCTGGATGCGGGTGGGCCGCCAGCCTGCCTCGGTGATGTACACGCGGGTCCGGTCGGTGGAGTTGCCGTTCTTGGGCGTGGCCTCCAGCTGGAACAGCCGCTTGCCTGCCGCGCCCGTGGTGGACAGCAGTTTCACGTTGTACTCCGACAGCAGCGCGGCGGCGTTGCTCAGCTGCGTGAAATCCAGGCCGCCGAAACCGGCGCCATCCGCCGCCTTCTTGGTGGACATAACCGTGACCTGGTTGGTCAGGAACAGGTACTGGCGAATCTCGTTCTTGTCGGCCACGACAATGTTGTCGGCCAGCGCGTCGGGCGCGTTGAACTGCAGGCGGGCCACGTTCTGCGCCGGAATGCTCTTGACCGTCAGGTCGATCTTCTGGGCGCTGGATTCCAGTGAGGCGCTGCCGCTCAGGCGGAACGAGACGTCCTTGGCGGCCTTCTGGGCGGCGTCGACTCTGGAGATGATGTCCTGGGCGGTCTGGGCGGAGGCGGAGGGAATCAGCAACACGCCGCAAAGGGCGAGAATGGACGTTAATTTGAGAGGTTTCCTCATGTCCGGAAGTATCGCGTCACGGCGTGTGAGAAGGCCGCGCGGCGGCTGACGCGGGGTTCACGCTCTGGCTGGGCTGGCTGGCTGGTCCGCCCGCCCCCGGCCCGTCAAGTCGGATGG
Proteins encoded in this region:
- a CDS encoding DUF1999 domain-containing protein, with translation MRYRIFTEQDTDALQALDLSVQRHLDPAFDTLPEREREGRISTSLPALKFYERSEHSFVAEEDGQLAGFIFAQSVWQGDKPIVLVRTLSLLPGAPTETAQGLLHATVKSAYDAAVYEVHFPLVPGLEDTARAEEAVALGAYAVRHLGSRLETSPGQRLGSHGNAASHPAGGGGIFGPPDAGDTA
- a CDS encoding heavy-metal-associated domain-containing protein: MNTSATRVLLGVRGMSRDAGQTVAAALAALPGVSRATPDDGQIEVHYDPTQLTIMDLVRAVRGQGFLAGML
- a CDS encoding DUF503 domain-containing protein; amino-acid sequence: MALGYVGVLTMRLEMPWVGNLKEKRALVRPVVERLKARFPLTVARLDGLDAHDWEVIGVATISNDYGWVKETLKMAADYIASEGPYRVASEDTEITVIGEGDLEEEELAD
- a CDS encoding SH3 domain-containing protein, whose amino-acid sequence is MQLKRWATFLLAVVSTALAYPGSVPASARLHAQASSTSPLLATLPAKASLDILSCTATWCEVTAQGKTGWLERPRVKARYGRCTELSKVGLFDIKKTEASYTPGLDRDKDGVGCNRVR
- the purB gene encoding adenylosuccinate lyase translates to MIERYLTPEMKTLWSEASKYRAWLRVELAAMDAQASQGEVPREAHTALLEQTGADPIDEAFAARVAEIEAVTRHDIVAFTRALSERYGDEARFIHHGLTSTDVVDTAQNLLLDEALGLILDDAGALREVCRTQALAYKHTPTVGRTHGIHAEPMTFGLKFLNWMAALDRDLERLAAARRRIQVVMLSGSVGTYAHVSPQVEVEVARAWGWEAAPVTNQTLARDRHAEVLAALAIFGTTLEKIAVEIRHLQRSEVREAMEPFGKGQTGSSSMPHKKNPILTENVTGFARLLRGFLTTGLENVALWHERDISHSSAERVILPDATAAASYATRRLTGVLRDLVVFPERMLKNMNDLGGLVFSQRVLHALIDEKGMSREAAYDLVQRHALKSWETGEGLRELLAADAECPLNAAELDGAFDLAWYLRHVDDIYVRFGM
- a CDS encoding phage holin family protein, producing the protein MGFILRLLVNALALYLLTQVYSGVFFEGGAAVGSVLIAALVMGIVNALIRPVLLLLSLPLTLLTLGLFTLVVNGVVLLLVAAVTALDTAGFGAAIVGALILTVISWLLDAVVGALGLDGRRA
- the panC gene encoding pantoate--beta-alanine ligase; its protein translation is MPEVAARVQPQVVRSPEALRSALAGRGRVGLVPTMGYLHDGHATLMRRAREVCDVLVVSIFVNPLQFGPAEDLAAYPRDLERDLGVVEAAGVDVVFMPTSETMYPPAFNTRVVVSGVSEGLDGASRPGHFVGVATVVLKLLNLVRPDVAFFGEKDWQQLTVLRQMVRDLNVPVDVVGLPTVRAPSGLALSSRNSYLSTEQQARAAVLSRALTAVQTAYASGERTAAALRQAGLDVLATEPEVTLDYLSVVGRDMQEREVVDNDSMTRVLVAARMFGVRLIDNMPLGSAHPEANPA
- a CDS encoding type IV pilus twitching motility protein PilT — translated: MTLDELLQEMVGRRASDIHLHAGSPPMGRVDGHLVAFGAQALMPPDTALLAQALMSAEQWDDFAYRNELDLAYGVSGLGRFRCNIFRQRGSVGIVMRVVTDAVPGFESLGLPAGVLQGLAEAPRGLILVTGPTGSGKSTTLASLIDHINCTFASNVITVEDPIEILHRNKKSIVVQREIGTDTRDFRTALKYAMRQDPDVIMIGEMRDKETVEAALSAAQTGHLVLSTLHTQDAVRSVNRIIDFFAPYERAQVRLQLAETLVGIVSQRLLRRSDGVGRALALEVMLNTPLIQEYIKDEAKTPLIKDALMEDNIRGMHTFDQHLAQLYQHNMITMDEALNAASSPHELKLMVTRSGHGY